From the Streptomyces sp. KMM 9044 genome, one window contains:
- a CDS encoding LamG-like jellyroll fold domain-containing protein has translation MLSVMALPTASAAPAADSEPTTLTEGQRALAKAAESGERVEVVGERSERTTVFANPDGFSFTLEESSVPVRVEDSDGGWLSPDPTLVRRADGSVGPKAAAVPMSFSGGGEDDPLARISESGQSLELSWPGELPEPVLDGASAVYPNVLPDVDLQVTATVESFQQVLVVKTPEAAALPQVKEPTFGLKTKGLTVRKGAAGNLAAVDGDGNTVFKAPTAQMWNSAGKQADPQPDGTTTQLGTAVTALDDPVVPGDPSETAPSGTGLAPGQGDEVVRMDVTVDKDSLAVVSDPQLLTSTESGAFPIFIDPTVSWGEAERTLLRNDGYESYGWGNGSDGRGMGMGKCGTWNGHKCGPGYVQRLYFEFSPASLKGKHVLDATFRITEPWAFQCEPRWVDLVRTPDNISSATTWATRPQGGWDTMVDRHVSAGRGSLCDPNSPDAPIEFNDNLPDEPNENLTATVRSFAEGKFSRLTLMLKAHDETDTAAWKRFKNDATLAVDFVGLPAKPSNIGLASGTSHTCSVKESAPTMVSDPTPVLTSTPQTAPGGESEAQLRVAMDVDKKLSDGTWTNAITEMERPTTGYVGDNHRLTGETPTLADGGLYRYRSWTRSYYNEGKNQLPGPSNASTTGWCYFTVDSSRPEAPTITVGTPYLPCVTNDCPSAGAPNAEATFTVRGEANVVAYQYRMSQEAAWSPDIAGSTATIKVTPKRAGLHTLYVRAKDNVGAGRYGSEGVIDFLVATTEPAGRWHFAETSGATAVDAATVDGSDDATLAGATRDDRGRRGLIKFAADGAPLQDEVTDRGLVLDGVDDYAATDGQVLETRSSYTVAAWVRVDPAASHTLTVMGQTPTTSPFAKKYSPFYLSYDASSGNTWSMRTLSSDATYHEIKSKQPSPRGVWTHVAGVHNAQDKTISLYVNGVPQGSTPAGDAWEADGPLQIGRVMHADAYKDFMHGSIDEVTVWQHALGPEELQDEAKLLTSQSYAGVELMADFTPTSTSSTSITDATSGYDKTLNLSGGAHIEQDTIVFDGVDDAATASGPLVDDSASFTASALVQLDKDAIASKPIGYTGQVFGQRAQDGSAWGMWYRLAGKDTVWNEETLEEETRLLGEWRFGRLNTDGTFSGVVSDEVEVGSDVRLTGIHDSVDGKVGLYISYVDKGETTSYTAKIGSGEFAVGTAYMSGAWKHHLPAQISSVRLWAGAMAGSAQVESYVGD, from the coding sequence ATGTTGTCGGTGATGGCGTTGCCGACAGCATCGGCTGCTCCGGCTGCGGACTCGGAGCCGACAACGTTGACAGAGGGCCAGCGGGCGCTTGCCAAGGCTGCTGAGTCGGGCGAGCGGGTCGAGGTGGTGGGGGAGCGGTCGGAGCGGACCACAGTCTTTGCCAATCCAGACGGGTTCTCCTTCACTCTTGAGGAGTCCTCTGTCCCGGTTCGGGTGGAGGACTCGGATGGTGGGTGGCTGAGTCCTGATCCGACGTTGGTGCGGCGGGCGGACGGTTCGGTCGGCCCGAAGGCAGCTGCTGTGCCGATGTCGTTCTCCGGCGGTGGTGAGGATGATCCGCTGGCGCGGATTTCCGAGAGCGGCCAGTCACTCGAGCTGAGCTGGCCGGGCGAACTGCCCGAGCCAGTGCTGGACGGTGCGAGCGCGGTCTACCCGAACGTCCTGCCGGATGTGGACTTGCAGGTTACGGCTACGGTCGAAAGCTTCCAGCAAGTGCTGGTGGTCAAGACGCCCGAGGCAGCTGCGCTGCCGCAAGTGAAGGAGCCCACCTTCGGCTTGAAGACCAAGGGCCTGACCGTGCGCAAGGGAGCGGCCGGCAACCTGGCGGCTGTCGACGGCGACGGAAACACGGTGTTCAAGGCCCCCACGGCTCAGATGTGGAACTCCGCCGGCAAACAGGCCGACCCGCAGCCGGACGGCACCACCACTCAGCTGGGCACCGCTGTCACAGCACTTGACGATCCGGTTGTCCCGGGCGATCCGTCGGAGACGGCGCCCTCGGGTACTGGACTCGCGCCGGGGCAGGGCGATGAGGTCGTGCGCATGGACGTCACGGTCGACAAGGACAGCCTGGCTGTCGTCTCGGACCCGCAACTGCTCACCAGTACCGAGTCCGGGGCGTTTCCGATCTTCATCGATCCCACCGTCTCCTGGGGCGAGGCGGAGCGAACCCTGTTGCGCAACGACGGCTACGAGTCCTACGGCTGGGGCAACGGCAGCGACGGCCGCGGCATGGGCATGGGCAAGTGCGGTACCTGGAACGGCCACAAGTGCGGGCCGGGCTACGTGCAGCGGCTGTACTTCGAGTTCTCGCCCGCGAGCCTGAAGGGCAAGCATGTCCTGGACGCCACCTTCCGCATCACCGAGCCGTGGGCGTTCCAGTGCGAACCGCGGTGGGTGGATCTGGTCCGCACCCCAGACAACATCTCCTCCGCCACGACCTGGGCCACGCGTCCGCAGGGCGGGTGGGACACCATGGTTGACCGTCACGTGTCGGCCGGTCGTGGTTCTTTGTGTGATCCGAATTCGCCTGATGCACCGATCGAGTTCAACGACAACCTGCCGGATGAGCCGAATGAGAACCTGACCGCCACCGTACGGAGCTTCGCAGAGGGGAAGTTCTCGCGTCTCACGCTAATGCTGAAGGCACATGACGAGACGGACACGGCGGCGTGGAAGCGGTTCAAGAACGACGCGACGCTTGCAGTGGACTTCGTCGGACTGCCGGCCAAGCCGTCGAACATCGGTCTCGCGAGCGGTACGAGCCACACATGTTCGGTCAAAGAGTCGGCACCGACCATGGTCTCCGACCCGACACCCGTCCTGACATCCACCCCTCAGACGGCTCCTGGTGGTGAGTCGGAGGCGCAGCTGCGGGTCGCCATGGACGTGGACAAGAAGCTTTCCGACGGCACCTGGACGAATGCCATCACTGAGATGGAACGTCCAACCACCGGGTACGTGGGAGACAACCACCGGCTCACGGGGGAAACACCCACCCTGGCCGACGGGGGCTTGTACCGGTACCGGTCATGGACTCGCTCCTACTACAACGAGGGCAAGAACCAACTGCCCGGCCCGTCCAACGCCTCGACCACGGGCTGGTGCTACTTCACAGTCGACTCCAGCCGCCCGGAAGCCCCGACGATCACCGTTGGCACGCCGTACCTGCCTTGCGTCACGAATGACTGCCCCAGTGCCGGTGCGCCCAACGCGGAGGCCACATTCACCGTCCGTGGCGAGGCGAACGTGGTCGCGTATCAGTACCGCATGTCGCAGGAGGCGGCCTGGTCCCCGGACATCGCCGGATCCACTGCGACCATCAAGGTCACCCCGAAGCGGGCGGGGCTTCACACCCTGTATGTCAGAGCCAAGGACAACGTGGGAGCGGGCCGCTACGGCTCCGAAGGCGTAATCGACTTCCTTGTTGCCACGACGGAACCGGCCGGCCGATGGCACTTCGCCGAAACCAGCGGAGCAACAGCCGTGGATGCCGCAACCGTGGACGGCAGCGACGACGCCACTCTCGCTGGTGCCACACGCGATGACCGGGGGCGCCGCGGTCTGATCAAGTTCGCCGCCGACGGTGCCCCGCTGCAGGATGAAGTCACGGACCGGGGACTGGTGCTGGACGGGGTCGATGACTATGCCGCCACCGACGGCCAGGTGCTGGAGACCCGTTCCTCGTACACGGTCGCGGCGTGGGTGCGAGTGGATCCTGCTGCCAGTCACACCTTGACGGTTATGGGGCAGACGCCCACCACGAGCCCGTTCGCCAAAAAGTACAGCCCCTTCTATCTCAGCTACGACGCATCCAGCGGCAATACGTGGAGCATGCGCACGCTGTCTTCCGATGCGACTTATCACGAGATCAAGTCGAAGCAGCCCTCTCCTCGTGGTGTGTGGACCCATGTCGCTGGCGTTCACAACGCGCAGGACAAAACGATCAGCCTCTACGTGAACGGTGTGCCGCAGGGCAGCACACCAGCGGGTGATGCGTGGGAAGCAGACGGGCCACTGCAGATCGGGCGCGTGATGCATGCTGACGCCTACAAGGACTTCATGCACGGTTCCATCGATGAGGTGACTGTCTGGCAGCACGCCCTCGGACCGGAGGAGCTGCAGGACGAAGCCAAGCTGCTGACCTCACAGAGCTACGCCGGTGTCGAGCTGATGGCGGACTTCACCCCGACCAGCACCAGCAGCACCTCGATCACAGACGCAACCTCCGGCTACGACAAGACGCTGAACCTGTCGGGCGGAGCTCATATCGAGCAGGACACGATCGTGTTCGACGGCGTCGACGACGCGGCTACCGCGAGCGGTCCGCTGGTGGACGACAGCGCGTCGTTCACGGCGAGTGCCCTCGTACAGCTGGACAAGGATGCGATCGCCTCCAAGCCGATCGGCTACACCGGGCAGGTCTTCGGACAGCGGGCACAGGACGGCTCAGCCTGGGGCATGTGGTACCGGCTGGCCGGCAAGGACACGGTGTGGAACGAAGAGACCCTCGAAGAGGAAACAAGGCTGCTCGGCGAGTGGCGCTTCGGCCGTCTCAACACCGACGGCACCTTCTCCGGGGTCGTCTCCGACGAAGTCGAGGTGGGCAGCGATGTCCGGCTGACCGGTATCCACGACTCCGTTGACGGCAAGGTCGGTCTCTACATCAGCTACGTGGACAAGGGCGAGACCACGTCCTACACGGCAAAGATTGGCAGCGGTGAGTTCGCTGTAGGCACCGCGTACATGAGCGGAGCGTGGAAGCACCATCTGCCCGCCCAGATCTCCAGCGTGAGGCTGTGGGCCGGGGCGATGGCCGGCTCCGCGCAGGTCGAGTCCTACGTGGGCGACTGA